One genomic segment of Streptomyces caniferus includes these proteins:
- a CDS encoding TIM barrel protein produces MGFTDTRFNVNLSILFTELPLLERPAAARAAGFTAVELWWPWVDAPVVERGELAALRAALDDAGTRLVGLNFYAGRLPGPDRGALSVPGEESERFRANVPVAVEFGRSLGCTSFNALYGNRVEGVPAAEQDALALENLAFAARAVAEVGGTLLIEALNAPESPHCPIVSAPKAIEVVDAVNAATGLDNARFLMDLYHLAMNGEDLEEVIDRYTPKTGHVQIADSPGRGAPGTGSLDLAALLARLQKAGYDGWTGLEYKPGDGPSAGAFEWLPAPLRAARP; encoded by the coding sequence ATGGGTTTCACGGACACGCGCTTCAACGTCAATCTGTCGATCCTGTTCACCGAGCTTCCGTTGCTGGAGCGGCCGGCGGCCGCGCGGGCGGCGGGTTTCACGGCGGTGGAGCTGTGGTGGCCGTGGGTGGATGCCCCGGTTGTGGAGCGGGGGGAGCTGGCGGCGCTGCGTGCGGCGCTGGACGATGCCGGGACGCGGCTGGTGGGCCTGAACTTCTATGCGGGGCGGTTGCCGGGGCCGGACCGGGGGGCGTTGTCGGTGCCGGGTGAGGAGTCGGAGCGGTTCCGGGCGAATGTGCCGGTGGCGGTGGAGTTCGGCCGCTCGCTGGGCTGCACGTCCTTCAACGCCCTCTACGGCAACCGCGTCGAGGGCGTGCCGGCCGCCGAGCAGGATGCGCTGGCGCTGGAGAACCTGGCCTTCGCTGCGCGGGCGGTGGCGGAGGTGGGCGGGACGCTGCTGATCGAGGCGCTCAACGCGCCCGAGTCGCCCCACTGCCCCATCGTCAGCGCGCCGAAGGCCATCGAGGTCGTCGACGCGGTGAACGCGGCCACCGGCCTGGACAACGCCCGCTTCCTGATGGACCTCTACCACCTGGCGATGAACGGCGAGGACCTCGAGGAGGTCATCGACCGCTACACGCCCAAGACCGGGCATGTGCAGATCGCCGACAGTCCCGGCCGCGGCGCCCCCGGCACCGGTTCGCTCGACCTCGCCGCGCTGCTGGCCCGGCTGCAGAAGGCCGGTTATGACGGCTGGACCGGCCTGGAGTACAAGCCCGGCG
- a CDS encoding helix-turn-helix domain-containing protein, protein MTEPADHPFVQAVKPLIDAMGGQMIAPDQAQGDDVVLTWEGRDRVAVRLPHLSDSLDHILAELQRRHGMPLAELDRKTKQSVVRILESRGAFSVRHGVETVAGALGVSRFTVYNYLNRENASRDAKEQVEGS, encoded by the coding sequence GTGACGGAGCCCGCCGACCACCCGTTCGTCCAGGCGGTCAAGCCGCTGATCGACGCGATGGGCGGACAGATGATCGCGCCGGACCAGGCCCAGGGCGACGATGTCGTACTGACCTGGGAGGGGCGGGACCGGGTGGCCGTACGGCTCCCGCATCTGTCGGACTCGCTCGACCACATCCTCGCCGAGCTCCAGCGCCGGCACGGCATGCCGCTCGCGGAGCTGGACCGGAAGACCAAGCAGTCGGTGGTGCGGATCCTGGAGTCGCGCGGGGCCTTCTCGGTCCGGCACGGGGTGGAGACGGTCGCGGGCGCCCTCGGGGTCAGCCGGTTCACCGTGTACAACTACCTGAACCGGGAAAACGCGTCTCGGGACGCAAAGGAGCAGGTAGAAGGCTCGTAG
- the uraD gene encoding 2-oxo-4-hydroxy-4-carboxy-5-ureidoimidazoline decarboxylase, which translates to MSSSSPRSTGDTPERPPGLTRFNTADDSTARAALHEVCASRAWGSKLLAQRPYATADALFAASDAATAELTADDLAEAMAGHPPIGRPKPGDPTSHREQSGMAGASDELKAEMLELNLAYQEKFGHVFLICASGRTGEQMRDAVRHRIDNTPEQEREIVRGELGKINRIRLTRIAEHAEGDAA; encoded by the coding sequence GTGTCTTCGAGTTCACCGCGCTCGACGGGGGACACCCCCGAGCGCCCGCCGGGGCTCACCCGGTTCAACACCGCCGACGACAGTACGGCCCGGGCCGCACTGCACGAGGTGTGTGCCAGCCGGGCATGGGGGAGCAAGCTCCTTGCGCAGCGCCCCTACGCCACCGCCGACGCCCTGTTCGCCGCCAGTGACGCCGCCACGGCCGAGCTGACCGCCGACGACCTGGCCGAGGCGATGGCCGGGCACCCGCCGATCGGCCGGCCGAAGCCGGGCGACCCCACCTCGCACCGCGAACAGAGCGGGATGGCCGGCGCCTCCGACGAGCTCAAGGCGGAGATGCTCGAACTCAATCTGGCCTACCAGGAGAAGTTCGGGCATGTCTTCCTGATCTGCGCCTCCGGCCGTACCGGAGAGCAGATGCGCGACGCGGTCCGTCACCGGATCGACAACACGCCGGAACAGGAACGAGAGATCGTTCGTGGCGAGCTCGGCAAGATCAACCGCATCCGCCTGACCCGTATCGCGGAGCACGCAGAAGGAGACGCAGCATGA
- the uraH gene encoding hydroxyisourate hydrolase: MSSETAARTSVSTHILDTSVGRPAEGVALTLSVRSGSDGAWTAHGASSTDADGRCKDLPALPEGTTHVRLDFAVEEYFVHHKATQQAEEQQDAPRVRDSGAFFPEVAITFAVTPGEHYHVPLLLNPFGYSVYRGS; encoded by the coding sequence ATGAGCAGCGAGACGGCCGCACGGACGTCGGTGTCCACGCACATCCTGGACACCAGCGTGGGCCGACCCGCGGAGGGCGTCGCCCTCACGCTCTCGGTGCGCTCCGGCAGCGACGGCGCCTGGACCGCCCACGGCGCGTCCAGCACCGACGCGGACGGACGCTGCAAGGATCTGCCGGCCCTGCCGGAAGGCACCACCCATGTGCGCCTCGACTTCGCCGTCGAGGAGTACTTCGTCCACCACAAGGCAACCCAGCAAGCCGAGGAACAGCAGGACGCCCCCCGCGTAAGGGACAGCGGAGCTTTCTTCCCGGAGGTGGCGATCACCTTTGCCGTCACGCCGGGCGAGCACTATCACGTACCGCTGCTGCTCAACCCGTTCGGCTACTCCGTATACCGAGGGAGCTAG
- the pucL gene encoding factor-independent urate hydroxylase — translation MTAHSRPARAADSRPARPVMLGQNQYGKAENRVVKITRDGDTHHIKDLNVSVSLSGDLEEVHLSGSNAHCLPTDTTKNTVYAFAKEYGIESAEQFGIHLARHFVTSQEPIHRARIRIEEYAWERIATSDANSRFIGADEVQHSFVRKGQETRLTEITYDGERWQVISGLKDLVVMNSTNSEFWGYIKDKYTTLKEAYDRILATEVSGRWRFNWTDDEQRMPNWERSYEQVKKHMLQAFAETYSLSLQQTLYQMGSRVINNRSEIDEIRFSLPNKHHFLVDLEPFGLKNDTAEGAVYYAADRPYGLIEATVLRDGVEPEIPVDLTNL, via the coding sequence ATGACTGCCCATTCCCGCCCGGCCCGCGCTGCCGATTCCCGCCCGGCCCGCCCTGTGATGCTCGGCCAGAACCAGTACGGCAAAGCGGAGAACCGCGTCGTCAAGATCACCCGCGACGGGGACACGCACCACATCAAGGACCTGAACGTCTCCGTGTCGCTCTCCGGCGACCTGGAAGAGGTCCACCTCTCCGGCTCCAACGCCCACTGCCTGCCCACCGACACGACCAAGAACACCGTGTACGCCTTCGCCAAGGAGTACGGGATCGAGTCGGCCGAGCAGTTCGGCATCCACCTCGCCCGGCACTTCGTCACCAGCCAGGAACCGATCCACCGGGCCCGCATCCGGATCGAGGAGTACGCCTGGGAGCGGATCGCCACCTCCGACGCCAACTCCCGCTTCATCGGCGCCGACGAGGTCCAGCACTCCTTCGTCCGCAAGGGCCAGGAGACCCGCCTGACCGAGATCACCTACGACGGTGAGCGCTGGCAGGTCATCTCCGGCCTGAAGGACCTCGTGGTCATGAACTCCACCAACTCGGAGTTCTGGGGTTACATCAAGGACAAGTACACGACCCTGAAGGAGGCCTACGACCGCATCCTGGCCACCGAGGTGTCCGGCCGCTGGCGGTTCAACTGGACCGACGACGAGCAGCGGATGCCGAACTGGGAGCGTTCGTACGAGCAGGTCAAGAAGCACATGCTGCAGGCGTTCGCGGAGACCTACAGCCTCTCGCTCCAGCAGACCCTGTACCAAATGGGGTCGCGCGTGATCAACAACCGGTCCGAGATCGACGAGATCCGCTTCTCGCTCCCGAACAAGCACCACTTCCTCGTGGATCTCGAGCCGTTCGGGCTCAAGAACGACACCGCCGAGGGAGCTGTGTACTACGCGGCCGACCGCCCGTACGGCCTGATCGAAGCCACTGTTCTGCGCGACGGTGTCGAGCCCGAGATCCCGGTGGATCTGACGAACCTCTGA
- a CDS encoding nucleobase:cation symporter-2 family protein: MAQHTHTPHHPAPPVHPVDEKPALRRLVPAALQHIAAMYAGVVTPPLIIGQAVGLDTAGRTRLIAAGLLIAGLATLLQTLGVRRFAGNRLPFVNAASSAGITPMLAIAETTAKGHQLPAIYGAVMVAGVFCLAVGPFFGRLLRFFPPLVTGVVITLIGVTLMPVPVGWAQGGDARAADFGAMRHLALAAFTLVVILLVQRFARGFLQQIALLVGLVVGTLAAIPFGMADFGALRTAPVAALPTPFSFGAPEFQPAAILSLCIVMLVLMTESSAGMLALGEICDRPATGATLTRGLRTDGLATLLGPVFGGFPTSAFAQNVGVVSLTRVRSRYVVALAGATLLVLGAFPVLGAVVSLVPMPVLGGAGIVLFGSIAVSGIRTLAEAGLDESSHIILVAVSLGAGLVPLAAPTFYDDFPAWAQTVLGSGISAGALVAVLLNLFFHHLGTRSTPRAAVLSAASPGSGTQIP, encoded by the coding sequence ATGGCACAGCACACGCACACCCCGCACCACCCCGCGCCACCGGTCCACCCGGTGGACGAGAAGCCGGCTCTCAGGCGGCTCGTCCCGGCAGCGCTCCAGCACATCGCCGCCATGTACGCCGGTGTCGTCACCCCTCCGCTCATCATCGGCCAGGCCGTCGGCCTGGACACCGCGGGCCGGACCCGGCTGATCGCCGCCGGTCTGCTCATCGCCGGGCTCGCCACGCTCCTGCAGACGCTCGGCGTCCGCCGGTTCGCCGGCAACCGCCTGCCGTTCGTCAACGCGGCCAGCTCCGCCGGCATCACCCCGATGCTCGCCATCGCCGAGACCACCGCCAAGGGCCACCAACTCCCCGCGATCTACGGGGCGGTGATGGTCGCCGGGGTCTTCTGCCTCGCCGTCGGCCCGTTCTTCGGCAGACTGCTCCGCTTCTTCCCGCCGCTGGTCACCGGCGTCGTCATCACCCTCATCGGGGTCACCCTGATGCCCGTGCCGGTCGGCTGGGCGCAGGGCGGCGACGCACGGGCAGCGGACTTCGGCGCCATGAGGCACCTGGCGCTCGCCGCCTTCACCCTCGTGGTGATCCTGCTCGTCCAGCGCTTCGCCCGCGGTTTCCTCCAGCAGATCGCGCTGCTGGTCGGCCTGGTGGTCGGCACGCTCGCCGCGATCCCCTTCGGCATGGCGGACTTCGGGGCCCTGCGCACGGCCCCGGTCGCCGCGCTGCCCACCCCGTTCTCCTTCGGCGCCCCCGAGTTCCAGCCCGCCGCGATCCTCTCGCTGTGCATCGTGATGCTGGTGCTGATGACGGAGTCGTCGGCCGGCATGCTGGCGCTCGGCGAGATTTGCGACCGCCCGGCCACCGGCGCCACCCTCACCAGGGGACTGCGCACCGACGGTCTCGCCACCCTGCTCGGCCCGGTCTTCGGCGGCTTCCCGACCAGCGCCTTCGCCCAGAACGTCGGCGTGGTCTCGCTGACCCGGGTGCGCAGCCGGTACGTCGTCGCGCTGGCCGGCGCCACGCTGCTGGTGCTCGGCGCCTTCCCCGTCCTGGGCGCCGTGGTCTCGCTGGTGCCGATGCCGGTCCTCGGCGGCGCGGGGATCGTCCTGTTCGGATCGATCGCGGTCAGCGGCATCCGTACGCTCGCCGAGGCCGGTCTCGACGAGAGCTCGCACATCATCCTGGTGGCCGTCTCGCTCGGCGCCGGCCTCGTCCCGCTCGCCGCACCGACCTTCTACGACGACTTCCCCGCCTGGGCGCAGACCGTGCTCGGCTCGGGGATCAGCGCGGGGGCCCTGGTCGCGGTCCTGCTCAACCTGTTCTTCCACCATCTCGGCACCCGGAGCACCCCACGGGCAGCGGTACTGTCAGCCGCCTCGCCCGGCTCCGGCACTCAAATCCCGTAG
- a CDS encoding 8-oxoguanine deaminase has protein sequence MAASASPDGASERLVIENCALATVDAHDTEYATGHVVVAGNIIESVGAGKAPEGLANVVRRIDGTGHLVTPGLINTHHHFYQWITRGLATDHNLFNWLVALYPTWARIDAPMLAAATQGSLGMMVKGGVTTASDHHYVFPQGSGDLVGAELAAAAEIGARITLARGSMDRSEKDGGLPPDFAVETTEGALLATEEAIDTHHDASFGSMVHIAAAPCSPFSVSTELMRQGAELARRKGVRLHTHGSETVEEEKFCHELFGMGPTDYFESTGWLGDDVWMAHCVHMNDSDIAAFARTGTGVAHCPSSNARLAAGIARVPDLLAAGVPVGLGVDGTASNESGELHTELRNALLINRLGAHREAALNARKALRLGTYGGAQVLGRTAEIGSLEAGKLADLVLWKLDGLGHSSIADPVTALVFGPAAPVTLSLVGGRPVVEDNHLSNVDEDAIARTARAEAQRLARIAAEG, from the coding sequence ATGGCTGCATCGGCATCCCCTGACGGCGCGAGCGAGCGCCTCGTCATCGAGAACTGCGCCCTCGCGACGGTGGACGCCCACGACACCGAGTACGCCACCGGTCATGTCGTCGTCGCCGGGAACATCATCGAGTCGGTCGGTGCGGGCAAGGCCCCCGAGGGCCTGGCGAACGTGGTCCGCCGGATCGACGGCACCGGGCACCTGGTCACCCCCGGCCTGATCAACACCCACCACCACTTCTACCAGTGGATCACCCGAGGGCTGGCGACCGACCACAACCTGTTCAACTGGCTGGTCGCGCTCTACCCCACCTGGGCGCGGATCGACGCCCCGATGCTCGCCGCGGCCACCCAGGGCTCGCTCGGCATGATGGTCAAGGGCGGTGTCACCACCGCCTCCGACCACCACTACGTCTTCCCGCAGGGCTCCGGCGACCTCGTGGGCGCGGAGCTGGCGGCCGCCGCCGAGATCGGCGCCCGGATCACCCTGGCCCGCGGCTCCATGGACCGCAGCGAGAAGGACGGCGGGCTGCCCCCGGACTTCGCCGTCGAGACCACCGAGGGCGCCCTGCTGGCGACCGAGGAGGCCATCGACACCCACCACGACGCCTCCTTCGGCTCGATGGTGCACATCGCCGCCGCGCCCTGCTCGCCGTTCTCCGTCTCCACCGAACTCATGCGGCAGGGCGCCGAGTTGGCCCGCCGCAAGGGCGTACGGCTGCACACCCACGGCTCGGAGACCGTGGAGGAGGAGAAGTTCTGCCACGAGCTGTTCGGCATGGGCCCGACCGACTACTTCGAGTCGACCGGCTGGCTCGGTGACGACGTGTGGATGGCGCACTGCGTCCACATGAACGACTCCGACATCGCCGCCTTCGCGCGCACCGGCACCGGCGTCGCGCACTGCCCCTCCTCCAACGCCCGCCTCGCGGCCGGTATCGCCCGCGTCCCCGACCTGCTCGCGGCCGGCGTCCCGGTCGGCCTCGGCGTCGACGGCACCGCCTCCAACGAGTCCGGCGAACTCCACACCGAACTGCGCAACGCCCTGCTGATCAACCGTCTCGGCGCCCACCGGGAGGCCGCGCTGAACGCCCGCAAGGCGCTGCGGCTGGGCACCTACGGCGGTGCCCAGGTCCTCGGCCGGACCGCCGAGATCGGTTCGCTGGAGGCCGGCAAGCTCGCCGACCTGGTGCTGTGGAAGCTGGACGGCCTCGGCCACTCCTCCATCGCCGACCCGGTCACCGCGCTGGTCTTCGGCCCGGCCGCACCGGTCACCCTCTCCCTCGTCGGCGGCCGGCCGGTCGTCGAGGACAACCACCTCAGCAACGTCGACGAGGACGCCATCGCCCGCACCGCGCGGGCCGAGGCACAGCGTCTGGCCCGGATCGCCGCCGAGGGATGA
- a CDS encoding nucleobase:cation symporter-2 family protein has protein sequence MAATTGQKSEGDRKHPVDQTLPPFKMFTSGLQHVAAMYAGVVAPPMIVGPACGLSATETAFLMGASLFTAGIATLLQTLGFWKVGAKLPFVNGVSFAGVTPMVAIGKAQSPGNALPVIFGAVIVAGVLGFFLAPYFSKLVRFFPPVVTGTVITLIGVSLLPVAFNWSQGGNDRAPDYGSLTNIGMAALTFLIVLVLRRVLRGFLQQIAILLGLIAGTLIAIPVGITHFSTLTQASLFGFPTPFHFGAPQFDLAAIVSMCIVMLVCMTESTADMLALGRIVDRPADERTIEGGLRADTLGSALSPLFNGFANSAFAQNIGLVAMTKVRSRFVVATSGLILLVLGLCPVAASVISLVPLPVLGGAGIVLFGSVAASGIQTLASAAMEKGDNALIVAAAVGIGLIPIAAPDFYHHLPKDLLVVLDSGISTGCLVAIVLNLAFNHFGAKTADGEADRDAEGAALGDTAAAAPVDPGIAQPPAPGSADDAGEPAAATAH, from the coding sequence GTGGCCGCAACGACCGGGCAGAAGTCGGAGGGGGACCGGAAGCATCCGGTCGACCAGACCCTCCCGCCCTTCAAGATGTTCACCAGCGGCCTCCAGCACGTGGCCGCGATGTACGCGGGAGTGGTGGCCCCGCCGATGATCGTGGGGCCGGCCTGCGGGCTGAGCGCCACCGAGACGGCGTTCCTGATGGGCGCGAGCCTCTTCACCGCGGGCATCGCGACGCTGCTGCAGACACTGGGCTTCTGGAAGGTCGGCGCCAAGCTGCCCTTCGTCAACGGCGTCTCGTTCGCCGGTGTGACGCCGATGGTCGCCATCGGCAAGGCCCAGAGCCCCGGCAACGCGCTGCCGGTCATCTTCGGCGCGGTGATCGTCGCCGGTGTGCTGGGCTTCTTCCTCGCCCCCTACTTCTCCAAGCTCGTACGGTTCTTCCCGCCGGTGGTCACCGGCACCGTCATCACCCTGATCGGTGTCTCGCTGCTGCCGGTGGCCTTCAACTGGTCCCAGGGCGGCAACGACCGGGCCCCGGACTACGGTTCGCTGACGAACATCGGGATGGCCGCGCTGACCTTCCTGATCGTGCTGGTGCTGCGCCGGGTGCTGCGCGGCTTCCTCCAGCAGATCGCGATCCTGCTCGGCCTGATCGCCGGCACCCTGATCGCGATACCCGTCGGCATCACCCACTTCTCCACGCTCACCCAGGCGTCCCTGTTCGGCTTCCCGACGCCCTTCCACTTCGGTGCCCCGCAGTTCGACCTCGCCGCGATCGTCAGCATGTGCATCGTGATGCTGGTCTGTATGACCGAGTCGACGGCCGACATGCTCGCCCTCGGCAGGATCGTCGACCGCCCGGCGGACGAGCGCACCATCGAGGGCGGACTGCGCGCCGACACCCTCGGCAGCGCCCTCAGCCCGCTGTTCAACGGCTTCGCCAACAGCGCCTTCGCCCAGAACATCGGCCTGGTCGCGATGACCAAGGTGCGCAGCCGCTTCGTCGTGGCCACCAGCGGGCTGATCCTGCTCGTGCTGGGCCTGTGCCCGGTGGCCGCCTCGGTCATCTCGCTGGTCCCGCTGCCGGTCCTCGGCGGCGCGGGCATCGTGCTCTTCGGCTCGGTGGCCGCCAGCGGTATCCAGACGCTGGCCTCGGCCGCGATGGAGAAGGGCGACAACGCCCTGATCGTCGCGGCCGCCGTCGGCATCGGTCTGATCCCGATCGCCGCGCCGGACTTCTACCATCACCTCCCCAAGGACCTGCTGGTCGTCCTCGACTCCGGCATCAGCACCGGCTGTCTGGTCGCCATCGTCCTCAACCTCGCCTTCAACCACTTCGGCGCGAAGACGGCGGACGGGGAGGCCGACCGGGACGCGGAGGGGGCCGCGCTCGGGGACACGGCCGCGGCCGCCCCGGTCGACCCCGGGATCGCACAGCCGCCCGCCCCCGGCAGCGCGGACGACGCCGGTGAGCCCGCGGCGGCAACCGCCCACTGA
- a CDS encoding chitosanase produces MRTRSIGTSLPRNATRAALGLALLAVPATAVAATAGPDAPHRPAAHAQHTPHAAGAATGLDDPAKKEIAMQLVSSAENSSLDWKAQYRYIEDIGDGRGYTGGIIGFCSGTHDMLELVELYTQRKPGNVLAKYLPALRDVDGSDSHDGLDPGYPKDWKKAAQDPAFQQAQNDERDRVYFDPAVERGKADGIGVLGQFAYYDALVMHGDGDDATSFSGIRKRALAKAKPPSRGGDEKTYLNAFLDARVWAMKQEEAHSDTSRVDTAQRVFLQKGNLDLHTPLAWKVYGDSYHIG; encoded by the coding sequence ATGCGCACCCGATCGATAGGCACATCCCTGCCCAGGAACGCCACCCGCGCCGCCCTGGGCCTCGCCCTGCTCGCCGTACCGGCCACCGCCGTCGCCGCCACGGCGGGCCCGGACGCCCCGCACCGTCCGGCCGCGCACGCTCAGCACACCCCCCACGCGGCAGGCGCCGCGACCGGCCTCGACGACCCGGCGAAGAAGGAGATCGCCATGCAACTGGTCTCCAGCGCGGAGAACTCCTCGCTGGACTGGAAGGCGCAGTACCGGTACATCGAGGACATCGGCGACGGCCGCGGCTACACCGGCGGCATCATCGGCTTCTGTTCCGGCACGCACGACATGCTCGAACTCGTCGAGCTCTACACCCAGCGCAAGCCCGGCAACGTCCTGGCCAAGTACCTCCCCGCACTGCGTGACGTCGACGGCAGCGACTCGCACGACGGGCTGGACCCCGGCTACCCCAAGGACTGGAAGAAGGCCGCCCAGGACCCCGCGTTCCAGCAGGCACAGAACGACGAGCGGGACCGGGTGTACTTCGATCCCGCAGTCGAGCGGGGCAAGGCCGACGGGATCGGGGTGCTGGGCCAGTTCGCCTACTACGACGCGCTCGTGATGCACGGTGACGGTGACGACGCGACCAGCTTCTCCGGCATCCGCAAGCGGGCGCTGGCCAAGGCGAAGCCGCCGTCCCGGGGCGGCGACGAGAAGACCTACCTCAACGCCTTCCTCGACGCCCGGGTGTGGGCGATGAAGCAGGAGGAGGCGCACAGCGACACCAGCCGGGTCGACACCGCCCAGCGGGTGTTCCTGCAAAAGGGCAACCTCGATCTGCACACCCCGCTGGCCTGGAAGGTGTACGGGGACAGCTACCACATCGGCTGA
- a CDS encoding TetR/AcrR family transcriptional regulator, which produces MARRREQVLDAGIRVLGGEGARRLTYQAVDAAAGVPSGTASNYFRNRAALIDGIVDRVQVLERRDWETFAAAAAPADAGELAEAVARFLRFVIGPERARTAARFALYLESSARPELRPALTRGRESVVGWGAEWLERFGSTAPRRHCEILCDYMDGVVVHQLAFPADDFDPGPGLRAMLSGLLD; this is translated from the coding sequence GTGGCACGACGGCGGGAGCAGGTGCTGGACGCGGGGATCCGGGTGCTGGGCGGCGAGGGGGCGCGGCGGCTGACCTACCAGGCCGTGGACGCCGCGGCGGGAGTCCCGTCCGGCACCGCCTCGAACTACTTCCGCAACCGGGCGGCGCTGATCGACGGCATCGTCGACCGCGTCCAAGTCCTGGAGCGGCGCGACTGGGAGACCTTCGCCGCGGCGGCCGCCCCGGCCGATGCCGGTGAACTCGCCGAGGCCGTCGCCCGGTTCCTCCGCTTCGTGATCGGCCCCGAACGGGCCCGGACCGCCGCCCGCTTCGCGCTCTACCTGGAATCCTCGGCCCGGCCCGAGCTCCGCCCGGCGCTCACCCGCGGCCGCGAGTCCGTCGTCGGCTGGGGAGCGGAGTGGCTGGAGCGCTTCGGCTCGACCGCGCCGCGGCGGCACTGCGAGATCCTCTGCGACTACATGGACGGCGTCGTCGTCCATCAACTGGCGTTCCCGGCGGACGACTTCGACCCGGGCCCGGGCCTTCGCGCGATGCTGAGCGGGTTGCTGGACTGA